One window of the Lepeophtheirus salmonis chromosome 7, UVic_Lsal_1.4, whole genome shotgun sequence genome contains the following:
- the Mink gene encoding uncharacterized protein Mink yields MEALGDKTYRDLQKLAKNHGIKANLPKASLIREIESLKAPKGSSPLALVSMSKKRLSERASVGNWKGDRCSRTASPPLDRTFEMKSWSPAKEKEVLNESQKENVGKSGVRKASCFMDYVSLRREKRRSIPSSDRPLNNSFLLTPLSTERNENTRGTPLRRAALTSGRKERGNPNPMGVSSPSLSSTSIQSRKKKASRIPRSKMPDFAKLHAKEFDKMQNLETYLNKRNKTPFRPCLSESSKKERPKLLENTKVPLQLAMGPQGSTSKPSTKNEITPSFDFQVSTFKPSTKDKIPQSFDFKASSFKPSTKDRIPPSFEFGSTNKNARVFTFNATPNKPLLNSSTTKKNFDIKQSLNQPLKYKPHKGKLKTWEEKRQERKTAFKPQANGKKGHKSIVIKGVRMNRRAELLLQRRRQS; encoded by the coding sequence atggaagCTTTGGGAGACAAAACGTATCGAGATCTTCAAAAATTGGCCAAAAATCATGGTATAAAAGCTAATCTCCCTAAGGCGTCCTTGATCCGGGAGATTGAGTCGTTGAAGGCTCCAAAAGGATCTTCTCCTCTTGCTCTGGTGAGTATGTCCAAGAAGCGCTTATCTGAGAGAGCAAGTGTTGGGAATTGGAAGGGGGACAGATGTTCCAGGACGGCAAGTCCGCCTTTGGACAGGACCTTCGAAATGAAATCCTGGAGTCCCGCGAAGGAGAAGGAGGTTTTAAATGAGAGTCAAAAGGAAAATGTGGGGAAAAGTGGAGTGAGAAAAGCTTCATGTTTTATGGACTATGTCTCCCTACGCCGAGAGAAGCGGCGCTCCATCCCCTCCTCCGATCGCCCACTCAACAACTCCTTTTTACTCACTCCCTTAAGCACGGAAAGAAATGAGAATACAAGAGGGACGCCTCTAAGAAGAGCAGCCCTCACCTCTGGGAGAAAGGAGAGAGGGAATCCCAATCCCATGGGAGTCTCCTCTCCGTCTTTATCTTCCACTTCAATTCAATCCAGAAAGAAAAAGGCCTCACGCATTCCACGAAGCAAAATGCCGGATTTTGCTAAATTACACGCAAAGGAATTtgataaaatgcaaaatttagaAACGTATTTGAATAAGCGAAATAAAACTCCTTTTCGCCCCTGTCTATCAGAAAGTTCCAAAAAAGAACGTCCCAAATTATTAGAGAATACTAAAGTACCATTACAATTAGCAATGGGCCCTCAAGGCTCAACATCCAAGCCTTCAACAAAAAACGAAATAACCCCATCATTTGATTTTCAAGTCTCCACATTCAAACCTTCTACTAAAGATAAAATACCCCAATCCTTTGATTTTAAAGCTTCATCATTCAAGCCTTCTACGAAAGATAGGATACCCCCATCTTTTGAATTTGGGTCCACTAATAAAAATGCCCgtgtttttacatttaatgcTACACCTAATAAGCCATTGTTGAATAGTTCTACTACAAAGaaaaattttgacattaaacAAAGTCTGAATCAACCTCTAAAATACAAACCACATAAGGGGAAACTTAAAACTTGGGAAGAGAAAAGACAGGAACGAAAAACTGCATTTAAACCTCAAGCCAATGgaaaaaaaggacataaatCCATCGTGATCAAAGGTGTTCGTATGAATCGGAGGGCAGAGCTTCTTCTACAACGAAGAAGACAATCTTAA
- the INPP5E gene encoding inositol polyphosphate 5-phosphatase E codes for MVKKKPHGGSIDGIDISAAITSSTLRASTPPLLCGNTSASKPIVASPLTRNHSLKYTGGALHLANPVSFDHNYRNTCKKMGSSGDLSRSLVDDEQIKQRIGGCQRSQSFRLRTIQKIRSNSPEPGPSTPPISIPNARPIIVRRRDKSSDDDDDDDYQDTTDGTDVPSIYCTPPKSSEFLKIPKGMDYNTVSGNQPQQLQNLTSSSIAKSRSMVNLMVENEKVSAPVGRKVLASQARMRSFLLGSVSRTSLLGVEELQRFFPDRHLRIFVGTWNMNGASPPRHLADFLLPENIEYVPDILVIGTQETFAERTEWEIRLQDTLGPSHVLFTSHYLGTLHLTIFIRRDLIWFCSLPDVDSFNTRPGAQFKTKGAVAVALIVFGTSFLFINSHLTAHEENVKDRVNDIKRLNAMLNIPKFLPIRKRGTTLTDNFDVVFWCGDLNFRLEESRDVVIQKIFDGEPVLQYDQLNHLRLESRIIFKGFDESRIKFPPTYKYDLGTNHFDTSSKQRTPAYTDRILFKATNTSIKPLYYDSVQGVCTSDHKPVWGMWEVQLRPGKDSIPLAGGLFDREVYLEGLKRRSEALQPSLNGKYSSNPMCNMQ; via the coding sequence ATGGTGAAGAAGAAACCTCATGGTGGCAGTATTGATGGAATTGATATATCAGCTGCTATTACTTCAAGTACTCTACGAGCATCTACACCTCCACTTTTATGTGGGAATACTTCTGCATCCAAACCAATTGTTGCTTCTCCTTTGACAAGAAATCACTCTTTAAAATACACTGGAGGTGCACTTCACCTGGCCAATCCGGTGTCTTTTGATCACAACTATCGgaatacttgtaaaaaaatgggaTCTTCAGGGGATTTGTCCAGGTCCCTCGTAGATGATGAACAAATAAAACAGCGAATTGGAGGTTGCCAAAGAAGTCAGTCCTTTCGATTACGTACCATTCAGAAGATAAGAAGTAATAGCCCTGAACCTGGGCCTTCAACTCCACCCATAAGTATACCTAATGCTCGTCCTATTATTGTTCGAAGAAGGGACAAAAGTTCTGATGATGATGACGACGATGATTATCAGGATACAACTGATGGAACTGATGTTCCTTCCATTTACTGCACCCCTCCTAAGTCGtcagagtttttaaaaattcctaaaGGAATGGATTATAATACAGTTTCAGGAAATCAACCCCAACAACTTCAAAATCTAACTTCTTCTTCAATTGCTAAATCTAGATCCATGGTAAATTTGATGgttgaaaatgaaaaagttagtGCTCCAGTTGGTCGTAAAGTTTTAGCGTCACAAGCTCGCATGCGATCTTTTCTACTAGGTTCTGTCTCAAGAACATCTCTATTGGGTGTTGAAGAGCTGCAACGATTTTTTCCTGATCGCCATTTGAGGATATTTGTTGGAACATGGAATATGAATGGTGCTTCACCACCAAGGCATTTAGCAGATTTTTTACTTCCCGAAAATATCGAATATGTACCTGATATATTAGTAATTGGTACTCAGGAAACCTTTGCTGAACGGACTGAATGGGAAATTCGGCTTCAAGACACTCTGGGCCCATCACACGTTTTATTTACTTCGCATTATTTAGGAACACTTCATCTCACTATATTTATTCGGCGTGATCTTATCTGGTTTTGCTCTTTACCGGATGTGGATTCTTTTAATACCAGGCCCGGTGCTCAGTTCAAGACTAAAGGCGCAGTTGCTGTCGCTTTAATTGTTTTTGGAACATCCTTCCTTTTCATCAATTCACATTTGACAGCTCACGAAGAAAATGTGAAGGACCGTGTTAATGATATCAAAAGATTAAATGCCATGCTTAATATTCCTAAATTCCTTCCTATCAGGAAAAGGGGCACTACTCTCACAGacaattttgatgttgttttttggTGTGGAGACTTAAATTTCAGATTGGAAGAATCTAGAGAtgttgttattcaaaaaatatttgatggtgAACCTGTTCTACAATATGACCAATTGAATCATTTGAGATTAGAATCACGTATTATTTTCAAAGGTTTTGACGAGTCTCGAATCAAATTTCCTCCTACTTATAAGTATGATCTAGGAACAAATCATTTTGATACGTCCTCAAAGCAGCGTACACCTGCATATACCGACCGAATTCTTTTTAAAGCCACTAACACATCTATCAAACCCTTGTATTACGATAGTGTACAAGGAGTTTGTACATCCGATCATAAACCTGTTTGGGGAATGTGGGAAGTTCAACTTAGGCCCGGTAAAGATTCAATTCCTCTGGCTGGTGGTCTTTTTGATCGAGAGGTATATTTGGAAGGTCTAAAAAGGAGATCTGAGGCTTTACAACCTTCATTAAATGGAAAATACTCAAGTAATCCAATGTGCAATATGCAATAG